One window from the genome of Bacteroidota bacterium encodes:
- the rpoC gene encoding DNA-directed RNA polymerase subunit beta': protein MSSKKDLKVKGNFTKIRVGLASPETILQRSYGEVTKPETINYRSYKPEMGGLFCERIFGPVKDYECHCGKYKRIRYKGIVCDRCGVEVTEKKVRRERMGHIQLVVPVAHIWYFRSLPNKIGYLLGLPTKKLDMIIYYERYVVIQAGVKAQDGVNYLDFLTEEEYLDILDSLPKENQYLEDTDPNKFIAKMGAEGLWDLLSRIKLDDLSYSLRHQAANETSQQRKQEALKRLKVIEGFRSANEEVENRPEWMIMKILPVIPPELRPLVPLEGGRFATSDLNDLYRRVIIRNNRLKRLIEIKAPEVILRNEKRMLQEAVDSLLDNTRRANAVKSEGNRPLKSLSDMLKGKQGRFRQNLLGKRVDYSGRSVIVVGPTLAMHECGLPKGMAAELFKPFIIRKLIERGIVKTVKSAKKIVDRKEAVIWEILENILKAHPVLLNRAPTLHRLGIQAFQPKLVEGKAIRLHPLVCTGFNADFDGDQMAVHVPLGNAAILEAQILMLAPHNILNPANGAPIAVPSQDMVLGLYYITKLRRSTPERPVKGEGLTFYGSEEAIIAFNEGRVELHTIVKCKVVVRENKQLIEKIIETSVGRIIFNLVVPYGFGYVNQLLTKKSLRDTIGDMVKEFGVQKTAKFLDDIKNLGFHYAFKGGLSFNLAYVNIPQEKQKLIDQAKEEVDEIWSNYNMGFITNNERYNQVIDIWTRINSRISDSLLKHLSTDDQGFNPIYMMLDSGARGSKEQIRQLGGMRGLMAKPQKNVGGGTGEIIENPIISNFKEGLSVLEYFISTHGARKGLADTALKTADAGYLTRRLHDVAQDVIITDKDCGTLRGIPTSALKDNEDIVESLYERILGRTCLYDIIDPITGEMICPAGSELTEDISKKIDASAIEMVEIRSVLTCESKNGVCGKCYGRNLATGRMVQKGEAVGVIAAQSIGEPGTQLTLRTFHVGGAASGSATESTQVAKFGGIVRFEDIRTVKVNGTNGEQVVVLGRSGEVRIVDETTGNTIITNNVPYGAHLMVSEGQKIEKGDIICTWDPFNAVIMTEHSGKIMFENIIEGITFREESDEQTGHKEKVTIDSKDKTKIPSIKIVDKKGEVLKEYNIPVGSHIVIDDKEQVEGGRILVKIPRVTSRNRDITGGLPRVTELFEARNPSNPAVVSEIDGVVSYGGIKRGNREIMVESKDGEVRKYMVPLSKHILVQDNDFIRAGDPLSDGAITPQDILRIQGPSAVQRYIVNGIQEVYRLQGVKINDKHVEVIVRQMMQKVEITDPGDTRFLEGEAVTRLNFNEENDWIYDKKIVSDAGDSSNLKVGQIVTLRKLRDENSMLKRKDMKQVEARDAVSATARPVVMGITKASLGTQSWMSAASFQETTKVLNEASISAKVDYLAGLKENVIVGHLIPAGTGLREYEKMIVGSQEEYDMLMATKD from the coding sequence ATGTCGTCAAAAAAAGATTTAAAAGTAAAAGGTAACTTCACCAAAATACGTGTAGGATTGGCTTCACCTGAAACCATTCTTCAACGTTCATACGGTGAGGTAACCAAGCCCGAAACCATAAACTACCGCTCATACAAACCCGAAATGGGCGGTTTGTTTTGCGAAAGGATTTTTGGGCCTGTAAAAGATTACGAATGCCATTGCGGTAAATACAAACGTATCCGTTATAAAGGTATCGTGTGCGATCGTTGCGGGGTGGAGGTTACAGAAAAGAAAGTACGCCGCGAGCGTATGGGACACATCCAATTGGTTGTGCCCGTAGCCCACATTTGGTACTTCCGTTCACTACCTAATAAAATAGGTTACCTGTTAGGCTTGCCTACCAAAAAGCTTGATATGATTATTTACTACGAACGTTACGTAGTAATACAAGCAGGTGTGAAAGCACAAGATGGTGTAAACTACTTGGATTTCTTGACCGAAGAAGAATACTTGGATATTCTTGACTCGTTGCCAAAAGAAAACCAATACCTTGAAGATACTGACCCCAATAAATTCATCGCCAAAATGGGTGCTGAAGGTTTGTGGGATTTGCTTTCAAGGATTAAACTCGACGACCTTTCATACTCACTTCGTCACCAGGCAGCCAACGAAACTTCACAACAACGTAAGCAAGAAGCCTTGAAACGTTTGAAAGTTATCGAAGGTTTCCGTAGTGCAAACGAAGAAGTTGAAAACCGTCCTGAGTGGATGATAATGAAGATATTGCCCGTTATCCCTCCTGAGTTGCGCCCATTGGTGCCTTTGGAAGGCGGACGTTTTGCAACATCGGATTTGAACGACCTTTACCGCCGTGTAATCATACGTAACAACCGTTTGAAACGCCTTATAGAGATCAAAGCTCCCGAGGTGATTTTGCGTAACGAGAAGCGTATGTTGCAAGAAGCTGTTGACTCGTTGTTGGATAACACCCGTCGTGCCAACGCTGTGAAATCAGAAGGTAACCGTCCTTTGAAATCTTTGAGCGATATGCTTAAAGGTAAACAAGGTCGTTTCCGTCAAAACCTTTTGGGTAAAAGGGTTGACTACTCTGGCCGTTCAGTAATTGTGGTAGGTCCAACTCTTGCAATGCATGAGTGCGGTTTGCCAAAAGGTATGGCTGCTGAGTTGTTTAAACCATTTATTATCCGCAAACTGATTGAAAGGGGTATTGTTAAAACCGTAAAATCAGCTAAAAAGATAGTAGACCGTAAAGAAGCGGTAATATGGGAGATTTTGGAGAACATCCTAAAAGCTCACCCCGTATTGCTAAACCGTGCTCCTACGCTGCACAGGTTGGGTATCCAAGCTTTCCAACCTAAATTGGTTGAAGGTAAGGCCATCCGTTTGCACCCATTGGTGTGTACAGGTTTTAACGCGGATTTTGACGGTGACCAGATGGCGGTTCACGTTCCACTTGGAAACGCGGCCATATTGGAAGCCCAAATATTAATGCTTGCTCCCCACAACATTTTGAACCCTGCTAACGGTGCCCCTATTGCGGTACCATCACAGGACATGGTGTTGGGATTGTACTATATAACCAAACTACGCCGCAGCACCCCCGAAAGGCCGGTGAAAGGCGAAGGCCTTACATTCTATGGTTCAGAAGAGGCTATCATTGCCTTTAACGAAGGCCGTGTAGAACTTCACACCATTGTGAAATGTAAAGTTGTAGTTAGGGAGAACAAACAACTGATTGAAAAAATCATCGAAACCAGCGTTGGTCGTATCATCTTCAACCTTGTAGTTCCTTACGGGTTTGGATATGTAAACCAATTGCTAACCAAAAAGTCACTACGTGATACCATTGGTGATATGGTAAAAGAATTTGGCGTGCAAAAAACCGCTAAGTTCCTTGATGATATCAAAAACCTAGGTTTCCACTACGCATTCAAAGGCGGTCTTTCATTTAACTTGGCGTATGTAAACATACCTCAAGAAAAACAAAAACTGATTGACCAAGCTAAAGAAGAGGTAGATGAAATTTGGAGTAACTATAACATGGGTTTCATCACCAATAACGAGCGTTACAACCAGGTAATTGATATCTGGACCCGTATCAACTCGCGTATTTCTGATAGCCTGCTTAAACATTTGAGCACCGACGACCAAGGTTTCAACCCCATTTATATGATGTTGGATTCAGGAGCGCGTGGTTCTAAAGAGCAGATTCGTCAGTTAGGTGGTATGAGGGGATTGATGGCCAAGCCACAGAAAAACGTTGGCGGTGGTACAGGTGAGATTATCGAGAACCCCATTATCTCAAACTTTAAAGAAGGTCTTTCAGTACTAGAATATTTCATCTCTACGCACGGTGCTCGTAAAGGTTTGGCCGATACGGCGTTGAAAACAGCGGATGCGGGTTACCTAACCCGTCGTTTGCACGACGTTGCCCAAGATGTGATTATCACTGATAAAGATTGCGGTACGCTTCGTGGTATCCCAACCTCAGCGTTGAAAGACAACGAGGATATTGTGGAAAGCTTGTACGAGCGTATTTTAGGTCGTACCTGTTTGTATGATATTATTGATCCTATCACAGGTGAGATGATATGTCCTGCAGGTTCAGAACTAACCGAAGATATCTCTAAGAAAATTGATGCGTCAGCCATTGAGATGGTTGAAATACGCTCAGTGTTGACCTGCGAAAGCAAAAACGGTGTGTGCGGTAAGTGTTACGGACGTAACCTTGCTACCGGCCGCATGGTTCAAAAAGGTGAGGCTGTAGGTGTAATTGCCGCACAGTCAATCGGTGAACCCGGTACACAGCTTACCCTGCGTACCTTCCACGTGGGTGGTGCTGCTTCAGGTTCAGCTACAGAATCAACACAAGTTGCCAAATTTGGCGGTATTGTAAGGTTTGAAGATATACGTACAGTAAAAGTGAACGGTACCAACGGCGAGCAAGTTGTTGTATTAGGTCGTTCAGGTGAAGTACGTATCGTTGACGAAACCACCGGCAATACCATCATTACCAACAACGTACCTTACGGTGCACACTTGATGGTATCTGAAGGCCAAAAAATAGAAAAAGGTGACATCATCTGTACTTGGGATCCTTTCAACGCGGTGATTATGACCGAACACTCGGGTAAAATCATGTTCGAAAACATTATCGAAGGTATCACCTTCCGCGAAGAGAGCGACGAACAAACAGGTCACAAAGAAAAAGTAACCATCGATAGCAAGGATAAAACCAAAATCCCTTCAATCAAGATTGTTGATAAGAAAGGTGAAGTACTTAAAGAATACAACATTCCGGTAGGCTCACACATCGTAATCGACGATAAAGAACAAGTTGAAGGTGGACGCATTCTGGTAAAAATACCTCGTGTTACATCACGTAACCGAGATATTACCGGTGGTCTTCCCCGTGTTACTGAATTGTTTGAAGCCCGTAACCCATCTAACCCTGCCGTTGTATCTGAGATTGACGGTGTGGTAAGCTACGGAGGTATTAAGCGTGGTAACCGTGAGATTATGGTTGAATCTAAAGACGGTGAAGTACGTAAGTACATGGTGCCGTTGTCGAAACACATCCTTGTTCAGGACAACGACTTTATCAGAGCCGGTGACCCATTGAGCGACGGTGCGATTACCCCTCAAGATATATTGCGTATTCAAGGCCCTAGCGCTGTACAACGTTATATCGTAAACGGTATCCAAGAGGTTTACCGCTTGCAGGGTGTAAAAATCAACGATAAACACGTTGAGGTGATTGTACGCCAAATGATGCAGAAAGTTGAAATTACCGATCCGGGCGATACTCGTTTCTTGGAAGGTGAAGCTGTAACCCGTTTGAACTTTAATGAGGAAAACGACTGGATTTACGACAAGAAAATTGTTTCTGATGCCGGCGATTCAAGCAACCTGAAAGTAGGTCAGATAGTTACTTTACGTAAACTACGCGACGAAAACTCGATGCTGAAACGTAAGGATATGAAACAGGTTGAAGCTCGCGATGCTGTATCAGCTACTGCACGCCCCGTTGTAATGGGTATTACCAAAGCATCGTTGGGTACACAAAGCTGGATGAGTGCAGCGTCGTTCCAGGAAACTACCAAGGTGTTGAACGAAGCTTCAATATCAGCCAAAGTAGATTACTTGGCAGGTTTGAAAGAAAACGTTATCGTAGGTCACTTGATACCCGCAGGTACCGGTTTGCGCGAATACGAAAAAATGATCGTAGGCTCGCAAGAAGAATACGATATGTTGATGGCAACCAAAGACTAA
- a CDS encoding 4-hydroxy-tetrahydrodipicolinate synthase, whose product MNKFRGTGVAIVTPFKANNEVDFEGLENVTNHIINGKCEYIVILGTTGETATLNKQEKQQVVDTIKRVNNGRVPLVMGIGGNNTAEILETIAHFDFTGFDAVLSVSPYYNKPNQQGLIHHYTVIADACPVPVILYNVPGRTGSNMTAATTLTLAKHPNIIGMKEASGNMEQCMAIIKNKPDDFLVISGDDALTLPLIGAGMDGVISVIANAYPADWSEMVRLALAGDFVAARKLHYKLLDLSITIFADGSPGGIKELLNYMNICGTHVRLPLYPVNDEVKNKLLDLAKNY is encoded by the coding sequence ATGAATAAATTCAGAGGCACGGGTGTGGCTATTGTTACCCCGTTTAAAGCAAACAACGAGGTTGATTTTGAAGGTTTGGAAAACGTTACCAACCACATTATCAACGGTAAATGCGAGTACATCGTTATTTTAGGTACTACCGGAGAAACTGCCACCCTGAATAAACAAGAAAAACAGCAAGTGGTTGATACAATAAAAAGAGTAAACAATGGCCGTGTGCCTTTGGTAATGGGTATTGGCGGTAACAATACTGCCGAAATTTTAGAAACCATTGCCCATTTTGATTTTACCGGCTTTGATGCTGTTTTATCTGTTAGCCCTTACTACAACAAACCCAACCAACAAGGACTGATACACCATTATACCGTCATAGCTGATGCTTGCCCTGTTCCCGTGATATTGTATAACGTACCGGGACGTACAGGAAGCAACATGACAGCGGCTACCACGCTTACTCTTGCCAAACACCCCAATATTATCGGGATGAAAGAAGCCAGTGGTAACATGGAGCAATGCATGGCGATTATAAAAAATAAACCTGATGACTTTTTGGTTATCAGCGGCGATGATGCACTTACTCTGCCCCTTATTGGCGCGGGTATGGACGGTGTAATCTCAGTAATTGCTAATGCCTACCCTGCTGACTGGAGCGAAATGGTGCGCCTTGCCCTTGCAGGCGACTTTGTGGCTGCCCGCAAACTGCACTACAAACTGTTGGATCTAAGCATCACCATTTTTGCCGACGGAAGTCCGGGCGGTATTAAAGAGTTGCTTAACTACATGAACATTTGCGGTACTCATGTGCGCTTACCTCTTTACCCCGTAAACGATGAGGTAAAGAACAAGCTGCTGGACTTGGCCAAGAATTATTAA
- the ligA gene encoding NAD-dependent DNA ligase LigA, translated as MTREEAKQRIDKLTAELADHNYRYYVLSQPVISDTDFDFLLKELEKLEAEYPEFMHPNSPTQQVGGAITKEFVTVKHKYPMMSLGNTYSEEELTEFDNRIRKSIGDGFEYVVELKFDGLAISITYKNGELVRAVTRGDGVQGDDVTNNVKTIKSIPHKLPPGDYPEEFEIRGEIFMHLKTFERLKDKLAAELREKGLDEDEIKERSYKNPRNFASGTMKQQDPKEVAKRPLDAFLYYIYADTPVAETHAESLKKAEQWGFKVSDHYKLCRNLDEVIAFIKKYDTERHNLSYDIDGVVLKVNNYLQQQELGFTAKVPRWAISFKYKAESASTLLEKVTYQVGRTGAITPVANLTPVFLAGTTVKRASLYNADEIDRLDLHENDTVFVEKGGEIIPKVTGVDESKRKPDAAKIMYATHCPECGTELQRKDGEAIHYCPNESGCKPQLKGKIDHFIGRRAMDISSIGAETISGLYDKGLISSYADLYTLTYEQLIGLEFEVGDDLGEKKKRSLQEKSVQNILKGIELSKQIPFERLLFALGIRMVGETVAKKLAKHFKNIDALAAATVEEMSAIHDIGERIAVNVVRFFSDENNRAIIQKMKDNGLRFEIEEDTSIERSDKLQGKSFLVSGVFSISRDDLKALIENNGGRNVSGVSGKLDYLVAGDKMGPEKLKKATDLGITIISEQEFMAMIGG; from the coding sequence ATGACCCGCGAAGAAGCTAAACAACGTATAGATAAACTAACCGCCGAACTGGCCGACCATAACTACCGCTATTATGTGCTTTCGCAACCCGTAATCAGCGATACAGATTTTGATTTTCTATTGAAAGAACTTGAAAAGCTGGAGGCTGAATATCCTGAGTTTATGCACCCCAACTCTCCTACCCAACAAGTAGGCGGAGCTATCACTAAGGAATTTGTAACGGTGAAGCATAAGTACCCTATGATGAGTTTGGGGAATACTTATAGCGAAGAGGAATTGACGGAGTTTGATAACCGCATTCGTAAATCAATCGGTGATGGGTTTGAGTATGTGGTGGAGCTTAAGTTTGACGGCCTTGCCATCAGTATTACGTATAAAAACGGTGAGTTGGTTCGCGCAGTAACCCGCGGCGACGGTGTGCAGGGTGATGATGTAACCAACAACGTTAAAACCATTAAGAGTATCCCACACAAATTACCTCCCGGCGATTACCCCGAAGAGTTTGAAATACGCGGTGAGATTTTTATGCACCTGAAAACCTTTGAACGGTTGAAGGATAAACTGGCTGCCGAACTGCGTGAGAAAGGATTGGATGAAGACGAGATAAAAGAACGCTCGTACAAAAACCCCCGCAACTTTGCTTCGGGGACTATGAAACAGCAAGACCCTAAGGAGGTGGCTAAACGCCCGTTGGATGCTTTTTTGTACTACATATATGCCGATACTCCCGTTGCTGAAACTCATGCTGAAAGTTTGAAAAAAGCCGAACAGTGGGGTTTTAAAGTGAGCGACCACTATAAACTTTGCCGCAACTTGGATGAGGTAATAGCCTTCATCAAAAAGTACGATACAGAACGTCATAACCTTAGCTATGATATTGATGGAGTTGTGCTAAAAGTAAACAACTACCTGCAACAGCAAGAGTTGGGCTTTACGGCCAAAGTTCCCCGTTGGGCGATATCGTTTAAATACAAGGCAGAAAGTGCCTCCACCCTGCTTGAAAAAGTTACCTACCAAGTAGGCCGCACAGGGGCTATTACTCCCGTTGCCAATCTTACCCCTGTGTTTTTGGCCGGTACTACCGTAAAACGAGCCAGCTTGTACAATGCGGATGAAATTGACCGCCTTGACTTGCATGAAAACGATACCGTATTTGTTGAAAAGGGCGGCGAGATTATACCCAAAGTAACCGGTGTTGATGAAAGCAAACGCAAGCCTGATGCTGCTAAAATTATGTATGCCACCCATTGCCCCGAGTGCGGCACTGAGTTACAACGCAAGGACGGCGAGGCTATACATTATTGCCCCAACGAAAGCGGGTGTAAGCCACAGCTAAAGGGTAAAATAGACCACTTTATCGGTCGGCGTGCGATGGATATCAGCAGTATTGGTGCTGAAACCATCAGCGGATTGTACGACAAAGGATTGATTAGCAGCTACGCTGATTTATATACACTTACCTACGAGCAATTAATTGGACTTGAGTTTGAAGTGGGTGATGATTTGGGCGAAAAGAAAAAACGCTCGTTGCAGGAGAAATCAGTGCAAAATATTTTAAAGGGTATTGAGCTTTCAAAACAAATCCCTTTTGAACGTTTATTGTTTGCATTGGGTATCCGTATGGTGGGCGAAACTGTTGCTAAAAAACTAGCCAAGCACTTTAAAAACATTGACGCATTGGCCGCCGCCACAGTTGAAGAAATGTCGGCCATACATGATATCGGAGAACGTATTGCAGTTAATGTGGTTCGCTTTTTTAGTGATGAAAACAACCGTGCCATCATTCAGAAAATGAAAGACAACGGCTTGCGCTTTGAAATTGAAGAAGACACCAGCATAGAACGCAGCGATAAACTACAAGGCAAAAGTTTCTTGGTATCGGGTGTTTTCAGCATCAGTCGCGATGACCTAAAGGCATTGATTGAAAACAACGGCGGTCGTAATGTTAGCGGGGTATCGGGTAAATTAGATTACTTGGTAGCCGGTGATAAAATGGGGCCTGAAAAGCTGAAAAAAGCTACCGACTTAGGCATTACCATCATTAGCGAACAAGAGTTTATGGCAATGATTGGCGGTTAG
- the surE gene encoding 5'/3'-nucleotidase SurE codes for MSKQTKPLILVTNDDGVSAPGIRFLVELMKQLGDVIVVAPAGPQSGMGHAITISKPLRLDKVDLYPGIEAYQSSGTPVDCVKMAVDVVLHRKPDLLVSGINHGSNSSINVIYSGTMSAAVEGAIEGIPSVGFSLCDYSYAANFAPLEKFILSICNNVLKNGLPKGSLLNVNFPKVDNESEIKGIKICRQCKGKWQENFDERADPGGRKYYWLTGRFLNEDHGEDTDEWALANNYVSVVPTQFDLTAYHAIPYLNDWDL; via the coding sequence GTGAGTAAACAAACGAAGCCCCTTATATTAGTTACTAATGATGACGGTGTATCAGCCCCCGGTATTCGTTTTTTGGTGGAATTGATGAAGCAATTGGGCGATGTGATAGTAGTTGCCCCCGCAGGCCCGCAATCGGGTATGGGGCATGCTATTACCATTTCAAAGCCTTTGCGCTTGGATAAGGTAGATTTATACCCCGGCATCGAAGCCTATCAATCATCAGGCACACCTGTAGATTGTGTTAAAATGGCTGTTGATGTAGTGTTGCACCGTAAACCCGATTTACTGGTTTCAGGTATTAACCACGGTTCCAACTCATCCATCAATGTAATTTACTCAGGCACCATGTCAGCCGCTGTTGAAGGAGCTATAGAAGGCATTCCTTCTGTCGGTTTCTCGTTGTGTGATTATAGCTACGCGGCCAATTTTGCCCCGCTTGAGAAATTTATACTGAGCATTTGCAACAATGTGCTTAAAAACGGGTTGCCCAAGGGTTCACTGTTAAATGTGAATTTCCCCAAGGTGGATAACGAATCAGAAATTAAAGGGATTAAAATATGCCGCCAATGCAAAGGCAAATGGCAGGAGAACTTTGACGAACGTGCTGACCCGGGCGGACGGAAATATTATTGGCTCACAGGTCGGTTTTTAAACGAAGACCACGGTGAGGATACCGATGAGTGGGCACTTGCAAACAATTATGTATCAGTAGTCCCTACACAGTTCGACCTTACTGCATACCATGCAATACCCTACTTAAACGATTGGGATTTGTAA
- a CDS encoding DUF3467 domain-containing protein, translated as MSEENTQQIDIELSEDVADGTYSNLAIITHSHSEFIIDFIRMMPGVPKAKVKSRVILTPTHAKRLLMALSDNVNKFEESFGTINNEESFPSFPMNFGGPTGQA; from the coding sequence ATGAGCGAAGAGAATACACAGCAAATAGATATAGAACTAAGTGAAGATGTGGCTGATGGTACCTACTCAAACCTTGCTATCATCACGCATTCGCATTCTGAATTTATTATTGATTTTATCCGTATGATGCCCGGTGTACCTAAAGCAAAAGTGAAATCGAGGGTGATACTTACCCCCACCCATGCTAAAAGGTTGCTAATGGCCCTTAGCGATAACGTAAATAAGTTTGAAGAAAGCTTCGGCACAATAAACAACGAAGAATCATTCCCAAGTTTCCCCATGAATTTTGGCGGCCCCACAGGGCAAGCATAA